Proteins encoded together in one candidate division WOR-3 bacterium window:
- a CDS encoding polysaccharide biosynthesis protein, with translation MSVSATVQTGGKIERRTLKELITQVQKIAGRYLSIKATRRRVFFLLGDALVAGVSIIAVNYLIPYPILKLSPPDPQTLFILVITNILLTIGANFALRNYSLAWVTFSLSDLRKLFVASALVTASHFLLRLLPAWRNISTSSPILIGLTLFFSLAAFRGSKRLLLEPLFTSAEGKRTLIALSAKYGYFIPNILRRLTNFNYYIVGIVTPDPNQIGNYEQGIEVVGTTDDIEAIVERYRVEVVMVMLESNPGFSLGDFYARLHRIGKVEVKTMPSLVDILEDRSDLGALEKLCVHELTGRPPVTVDVNQMRRIFSGKRILVTGAGGSIGSELCRQLARFTPEQLVLFERDDSNLFYIEREIRLLYPNLQILPFLGDINHAPDLERAFALSRPEIVFHAAAYKHVPVLEFHPEEAIQTNVLGTHLVAKTAIRYHTRTFIYISTDKAVNPTSVMGATKRLGEMLVTAMNELSDMKVVVVRFGNVLDSRGSVSTIFRDAILKRQPITVTHAEMRRYLMLTSEAVTLVMQAAALGKGGEVFVLDMGKPVRIWDLAHRMVELAGLTPQVDIPIIVTGIRPGEKLFEELLTAEEGTIATENERIYRARISQNYSYPELLGKISELEAKLEFLNPDEIKKALTQFVPTYQPAAVSVNYAPNRVSIFSHSGIEKEE, from the coding sequence ATGAGCGTTAGTGCCACGGTCCAGACTGGCGGCAAAATAGAGCGCCGCACTCTAAAAGAACTGATTACCCAGGTGCAAAAAATCGCTGGGCGCTACCTATCAATCAAAGCAACAAGACGCCGGGTCTTCTTTTTGCTCGGGGATGCGCTCGTCGCGGGCGTCTCAATCATCGCAGTTAATTACCTCATACCCTATCCGATTTTAAAATTATCCCCTCCCGATCCCCAAACACTTTTTATTCTTGTAATCACCAACATACTCCTCACAATCGGCGCCAACTTTGCCCTGCGCAACTACTCTCTCGCCTGGGTCACATTCTCCCTCTCCGATTTACGGAAGTTGTTCGTCGCCAGCGCCCTGGTCACGGCAAGCCACTTCCTGCTTCGTCTTCTGCCCGCCTGGCGCAATATTTCAACCTCCAGTCCGATACTCATCGGCTTAACGCTCTTTTTTTCCCTCGCTGCCTTCCGCGGCAGCAAAAGGCTGCTCCTTGAACCTCTTTTTACCAGTGCTGAAGGTAAGCGCACCCTTATTGCCCTCTCTGCAAAGTATGGCTACTTTATTCCTAACATCCTGCGTCGTTTAACCAATTTCAACTACTACATTGTCGGCATCGTAACCCCGGACCCGAATCAGATCGGTAACTACGAGCAGGGCATTGAGGTAGTGGGGACAACCGATGACATTGAGGCAATTGTTGAACGCTACCGGGTTGAGGTGGTAATGGTGATGCTCGAGTCAAACCCCGGTTTCAGTTTAGGAGACTTCTACGCCCGGCTCCATCGGATCGGTAAAGTGGAAGTGAAAACGATGCCTTCACTCGTCGACATCCTTGAAGACCGTTCAGACCTTGGCGCCCTGGAAAAACTGTGTGTCCACGAACTCACTGGCAGACCACCGGTAACGGTTGATGTCAACCAGATGCGCCGGATTTTCTCGGGCAAGCGGATTCTTGTAACCGGTGCCGGCGGCTCAATCGGCTCGGAACTGTGTCGGCAACTTGCCCGCTTCACCCCGGAACAACTCGTCCTTTTTGAGCGCGACGACTCTAACCTTTTTTACATTGAGCGTGAAATCCGCCTGCTTTATCCCAACCTCCAGATACTCCCTTTTCTGGGCGACATCAATCACGCGCCGGACCTGGAGCGGGCATTTGCGCTTTCCCGGCCGGAGATTGTGTTTCACGCTGCCGCTTATAAACATGTCCCTGTATTAGAATTTCACCCCGAAGAGGCAATCCAGACCAATGTCCTTGGCACCCATCTCGTTGCCAAGACCGCCATCCGTTACCACACCCGCACCTTCATCTACATTTCCACTGACAAAGCGGTCAATCCCACCAGTGTGATGGGTGCCACGAAGCGATTGGGTGAAATGCTCGTCACGGCAATGAACGAACTGAGTGATATGAAGGTGGTTGTCGTACGCTTTGGCAATGTTCTTGACAGCCGGGGTAGTGTTTCGACCATCTTCCGCGATGCCATCTTGAAACGCCAGCCCATTACCGTCACCCATGCCGAAATGAGACGGTATCTTATGCTGACCAGCGAAGCGGTGACCCTGGTAATGCAGGCAGCAGCACTGGGCAAAGGTGGTGAGGTGTTTGTGCTTGATATGGGCAAGCCGGTGCGCATCTGGGACCTGGCGCACCGTATGGTAGAACTTGCCGGGTTAACTCCGCAGGTTGACATCCCGATAATCGTTACCGGTATTCGTCCCGGAGAAAAACTTTTTGAAGAACTCTTAACCGCTGAGGAGGGCACCATCGCCACGGAAAACGAACGTATCTACCGAGCAAGAATCTCGCAAAATTACTCTTACCCGGAACTACTGGGTAAAATTTCCGAACTGGAAGCAAAACTTGAGTTTCTCAACCCCGACGAGATTAAAAAGGCATTGACCCAATTTGTCCCTACTTATCAGCCGGCGGCGGTTTCGGTAAATTATGCCCCGAATCGGGTTTCGATTTTTTCTCACTCTGGAATTGAAAAAGAAGAATAA
- a CDS encoding T9SS type A sorting domain-containing protein, with translation MRRFIFCLSTFVTITLAQVMPIRWAIEDANGDGKPDRRGQTVTVTGIVTAPDSIFDNRYTDIYIQDTSGGVNVFSFTMQNADLKDSVLVTGKVDWYRGKTEIANATITLLARNRTLPEPRILTCREMNAEAYEGELVAITGVKISSLFLVGNTNYNLEDSTGTTQVRIDAQTEIPGFILSPDTFTIIGIKGQYTSDTTQPLTGYQLLPRYRRDFSSSAEDYPLITIRAAQQPGPDGVTPQLLDQWVRVKGKITGPARVFTTGSGKSLYIQDVTQGVNVYNCSYPDGQAPFLDSLGIEITALGRITEYNGLTELSSGVMWVSDTSAVPVTPKLLPFNTPLTETMESDLLTVVGDVISAPVRSGSGYNMVLKNGTPAISVRIYDNTGIQTSWLTAGRRVRITGIVGQYDYEPPYNTGYQLMPRFPEDISDTTAAFPPSERLQIDSIFPNPFAPNEGEIATIQINSPRTGYRLTVAVYDLLGRLRRQLLTSAPGGYYDLKWDGTDDRLQRLPAGIYLLNIKASRGDGSTETINRPIVLAVKLN, from the coding sequence GTGAGAAGGTTTATATTTTGCCTGTCGACTTTTGTCACAATTACCCTCGCCCAGGTGATGCCGATAAGGTGGGCAATAGAAGATGCCAATGGTGATGGCAAACCGGACCGTCGGGGACAAACGGTAACCGTCACCGGTATCGTTACGGCACCGGACAGCATCTTTGACAATCGTTATACCGACATCTACATCCAGGACACAAGTGGCGGGGTTAATGTTTTCAGTTTCACGATGCAGAACGCCGACCTAAAAGACAGTGTGCTCGTCACCGGAAAAGTGGATTGGTATCGGGGCAAAACCGAAATCGCTAACGCCACCATCACCCTTCTTGCCCGAAATCGAACCCTGCCCGAACCGCGTATCCTTACCTGCCGGGAAATGAACGCCGAAGCCTACGAAGGCGAACTGGTCGCAATTACCGGTGTCAAAATCAGCAGTTTGTTCCTTGTTGGTAACACGAACTACAACCTTGAAGACTCAACCGGCACAACTCAGGTGCGGATTGACGCCCAGACCGAAATACCGGGCTTTATCCTATCGCCCGACACATTCACCATCATCGGTATCAAAGGGCAGTACACCTCGGACACCACCCAGCCTCTGACCGGTTATCAACTCTTGCCCCGCTACCGACGCGACTTCTCATCCAGTGCTGAAGACTATCCCCTCATCACCATCCGCGCGGCCCAGCAGCCCGGACCCGACGGTGTGACCCCGCAACTGCTTGACCAGTGGGTTCGGGTCAAGGGCAAAATAACGGGTCCGGCACGGGTTTTTACCACCGGTAGTGGCAAAAGCCTCTATATCCAGGATGTTACCCAGGGAGTAAATGTTTACAACTGTTCCTATCCTGATGGCCAGGCACCGTTCCTTGACAGTCTGGGCATAGAAATCACCGCCCTGGGCAGGATAACCGAATACAACGGCTTGACGGAACTCTCCTCAGGTGTAATGTGGGTCAGTGACACAAGCGCCGTTCCGGTTACACCAAAACTTCTCCCCTTTAATACCCCGCTTACGGAAACGATGGAGTCCGATTTGTTAACCGTGGTGGGTGATGTCATCTCGGCACCGGTGCGCTCAGGTTCCGGCTACAATATGGTGCTGAAAAACGGCACTCCGGCAATCTCGGTCCGCATCTACGACAACACCGGCATTCAGACCTCGTGGCTGACCGCGGGCCGAAGAGTCCGAATCACCGGCATCGTCGGTCAGTACGACTACGAACCGCCTTACAACACCGGCTATCAGTTGATGCCAAGATTCCCCGAAGACATTAGTGACACCACCGCCGCTTTTCCCCCTTCGGAAAGACTTCAGATTGACTCCATTTTCCCCAATCCGTTTGCCCCTAATGAAGGCGAAATCGCCACAATCCAGATCAACAGCCCGCGCACCGGCTACCGTCTGACCGTTGCCGTCTACGACCTCCTGGGCAGGCTAAGAAGACAACTGTTGACCAGCGCACCGGGCGGCTACTACGATTTAAAATGGGACGGCACTGATGACCGGCTCCAGCGTTTACCAGCAGGAATTTACCTCCTCAACATCAAGGCGTCAAGAGGTGATGGCTCAACAGAAACAATCAACCGACCGATTGTCCTCGCCGTAAAACTGAACTAA
- a CDS encoding T9SS type A sorting domain-containing protein, whose amino-acid sequence MKRFVVLFLLPALCLAIYDMEWFDLNNWRCPFFNDCRWGGEITQTPPVGGGTWPYPLHNVYIFCAGPWIGAVVGSDTLVTVCYNPNSGGTEMHPSLCRYWRQTPLDSADRIYKYPGDWPAPLSRFPMAPQVNRSEMDLWFCSGDSNPANHIAPGRPLGIDIYQTVYGFSDSIARDMFFLKYELANASGITRNGVYFGMVVDADIGTYSDDMTGLILNKRFQIGGDTFWVKNLGFFYDYDNVEVPSSNWESGVPGAVALRLLQAPNNLGLTAFKRFTIDIDPVTDGQQQLTLMGYNYRTGMYEPYDSIDAAPGDKRALFATGPFDLAPDSVLTFWYAVIAAPYGDSAQPPQQRDTTQLALRAWWAEQVWQRILAVEEVKTQPQFRQTVYPNPCRLGSALHINSAQPVWIYDVQGRLIKELSGSGLKLWNGTDIYNRQVVPGVYLIKMGVGRDAFTRKVVIIGR is encoded by the coding sequence ATGAAACGTTTCGTTGTGCTCTTTTTACTGCCCGCCTTATGTCTCGCAATCTACGATATGGAGTGGTTTGACCTGAACAACTGGCGCTGCCCTTTCTTCAACGACTGCCGCTGGGGTGGTGAGATAACCCAGACCCCGCCTGTTGGTGGTGGCACCTGGCCCTATCCGCTGCACAATGTGTATATCTTTTGTGCTGGACCCTGGATTGGTGCGGTTGTTGGTTCAGATACGCTGGTGACCGTGTGCTACAATCCAAACAGTGGGGGCACTGAGATGCACCCCAGTCTCTGTCGTTACTGGCGTCAGACCCCATTAGATTCGGCAGACCGCATCTACAAGTATCCGGGTGATTGGCCCGCGCCACTTTCCCGGTTTCCGATGGCACCTCAGGTCAACCGTTCGGAGATGGATTTGTGGTTTTGTTCGGGCGACTCCAACCCGGCAAATCACATCGCACCAGGCAGACCGTTAGGCATTGACATCTATCAAACCGTTTACGGTTTTTCTGATTCCATCGCCCGGGATATGTTTTTCTTGAAGTATGAACTTGCCAACGCATCAGGAATTACCCGCAATGGTGTCTATTTTGGAATGGTAGTTGATGCGGACATCGGCACCTATAGTGATGATATGACCGGCTTGATTCTCAATAAACGGTTTCAGATTGGTGGTGATACCTTCTGGGTGAAAAACCTTGGCTTCTTTTATGATTATGACAATGTTGAAGTACCCAGTTCAAATTGGGAAAGCGGTGTTCCTGGTGCTGTTGCCCTCCGGTTGTTACAGGCGCCCAACAACCTCGGACTTACCGCATTTAAACGGTTTACGATTGATATTGACCCGGTTACTGATGGCCAGCAGCAGTTAACTTTGATGGGCTACAACTACCGCACCGGTATGTATGAGCCTTATGACTCTATTGACGCGGCACCGGGAGATAAAAGAGCGCTTTTTGCCACCGGGCCGTTTGACCTTGCGCCCGATTCGGTTCTTACCTTCTGGTATGCGGTAATCGCGGCACCCTATGGTGACAGTGCCCAACCACCACAGCAAAGGGACACGACCCAGTTAGCGTTGCGTGCCTGGTGGGCAGAACAGGTCTGGCAGCGGATTCTGGCGGTTGAAGAGGTGAAGACGCAACCACAGTTCAGGCAAACCGTTTATCCCAACCCCTGTCGGCTTGGCTCGGCGCTCCATATCAACAGCGCGCAACCGGTTTGGATTTACGATGTACAGGGCAGGCTGATAAAAGAGTTGTCTGGCAGCGGGCTCAAACTCTGGAATGGCACAGACATCTACAACCGACAGGTTGTGCCCGGGGTTTATCTTATAAAGATGGGCGTTGGCAGAGATGCATTTACCCGGAAGGTGGTAATTATCGGCAGATAG
- a CDS encoding small multi-drug export protein, producing the protein MRGSLPQVFANTGRKSLLVGLLMAILITGVTPASASTGERIAEKLRAKGLSPELVVFVVAMLPIVELRGAVPIGNNLFHLPLWKTLVLSVVGNILPIILILLLLERMVLLLNRFTLFQRFFKWLFTRTRKKSGVIERFEFWGLAIFVGIPLPVTGAWTGAVAAMLLGMSYPRALLGIFLGVLIAAGIVTALSLLGWVGAVIAVVGLTIILLFQFQSEKKSKPDSGHNLPKPPPADK; encoded by the coding sequence ATGCGCGGTTCGCTACCTCAGGTTTTTGCGAATACAGGCAGAAAATCGCTGCTTGTTGGGCTGCTTATGGCGATTTTGATTACGGGCGTTACACCGGCATCAGCAAGTACTGGAGAACGGATTGCCGAAAAGTTGCGGGCGAAAGGGTTGAGTCCGGAACTGGTGGTCTTCGTGGTTGCGATGCTGCCGATTGTGGAGTTGCGCGGGGCGGTGCCAATTGGAAACAACCTTTTTCATCTGCCATTATGGAAGACGCTGGTCCTTTCGGTTGTGGGAAATATCCTGCCGATAATTCTGATTCTGCTGCTTCTGGAACGAATGGTTTTATTGTTAAACCGGTTTACTCTTTTCCAAAGGTTTTTTAAGTGGCTATTTACGCGAACCCGAAAGAAAAGTGGTGTGATTGAACGGTTTGAGTTCTGGGGTCTGGCAATTTTTGTCGGTATTCCTTTACCGGTGACCGGTGCCTGGACCGGTGCGGTAGCGGCGATGTTGTTAGGTATGTCTTATCCCCGAGCGTTGCTGGGGATTTTTTTAGGGGTTTTGATAGCAGCCGGAATTGTGACGGCGCTTTCTCTTCTTGGCTGGGTGGGTGCGGTTATCGCGGTTGTTGGTTTAACAATTATTCTTCTTTTTCAATTCCAGAGTGAGAAAAAATCGAAACCCGATTCGGGGCATAATTTACCGAAACCGCCGCCGGCTGATAAGTAG
- a CDS encoding DUF2723 domain-containing protein — protein MPRRPLRNQNLIFAFLAFFAPFTLYFLTTCRDIYWLDSAEFALATRTGGLVHPPGYPLLLNLLSFVSLLPVLTLPFRINLVSAFVAAGSCFLLFLIINRLTGDEKFALLGAFIWALSFELWQQATAIEVYALQVFLFALTLWALLRWRETSSASYLYFFSFSFGLTLANHLFIIVWIPTFLILLHTPALKNLHRRQWLLLFLLLLLGPLLYLSLLFRSQNPPGWAGIESTNDFFRYITAAVYRYRFLAGGTDYLTQQVSSLPLTLFKQFTVLWLLLIPGGVWLIRKDKRLFFALLIGTVLAGSAALLYNIPDKEGYFLPVYFCLAIFIGSAAPLFQAKKGQTGILAIIIIALIGVILWNYPRQNRSHLTALSDLARAVSTELPAHAVIFTDDYSLFQALNWRKMVEKPVNFPTIISEHHLVFPWYLKQLSKTVPVPEHCFDLARTLWENRARLSKTQFGTLASQRVQEIKQHLLLNLADHPCFYFPQDFSQSLERWQNFQLQLHGLTYQFRPLGDSTIGPEIKFTFPGPERYSTNKFYDPYAEDLCRRFAATANRRGMLRYASGDDTGAIADFNLALKYYPDYSAAIENKGLVFAMTGKKDSARFYLTKFIKLEPNSPEINKVKVFLNNLND, from the coding sequence GTGCCGAGAAGACCGCTTCGGAACCAAAATTTAATTTTCGCCTTCCTTGCCTTTTTCGCACCGTTTACGCTCTACTTCCTTACTACCTGCCGGGACATCTACTGGCTTGATTCCGCCGAATTCGCACTTGCCACCCGCACCGGCGGTTTAGTCCATCCGCCCGGTTATCCATTACTCCTCAACCTCCTCAGTTTTGTTTCTCTACTACCGGTCTTGACCCTTCCTTTCCGCATCAATCTGGTATCAGCGTTCGTTGCAGCCGGCTCCTGTTTTCTTCTCTTTCTCATTATCAACCGTCTGACCGGTGATGAAAAATTTGCCCTTCTGGGTGCTTTCATCTGGGCGCTCTCGTTTGAACTCTGGCAGCAGGCAACCGCGATTGAAGTGTACGCTTTGCAGGTTTTCCTCTTCGCCTTAACCCTTTGGGCACTATTACGCTGGCGGGAAACATCTTCTGCCTCATACCTATATTTTTTCAGTTTTAGTTTCGGACTGACCCTTGCCAACCATCTGTTCATCATCGTCTGGATTCCAACATTTCTCATTTTGCTCCATACCCCGGCACTGAAAAACCTGCATCGCCGCCAGTGGCTACTCCTCTTTTTGCTTCTGTTGCTGGGACCTTTGCTCTATCTATCCTTACTATTTCGCTCGCAAAACCCACCCGGATGGGCAGGCATTGAGTCCACCAATGATTTCTTCCGCTACATCACCGCGGCAGTTTACCGCTACCGTTTTCTTGCTGGAGGAACTGATTATCTTACCCAACAGGTCTCTTCCTTACCTCTGACCCTGTTCAAACAGTTCACCGTTCTCTGGCTTTTACTAATCCCGGGCGGTGTCTGGCTTATCCGAAAAGACAAAAGGTTGTTCTTCGCCCTGCTCATCGGCACTGTTCTTGCCGGCAGCGCCGCCCTTCTCTACAACATCCCGGACAAAGAAGGATACTTCCTACCGGTCTATTTCTGTCTGGCAATCTTCATCGGCTCAGCAGCACCACTTTTTCAGGCAAAAAAAGGACAGACTGGCATTCTCGCCATTATCATCATCGCTCTCATCGGTGTCATTCTGTGGAACTATCCCCGACAGAACCGCTCCCATCTCACCGCCCTTAGCGACCTTGCCCGCGCCGTCAGCACCGAACTGCCGGCGCATGCTGTAATCTTTACCGACGACTATAGTTTGTTTCAGGCGTTAAACTGGCGCAAGATGGTTGAGAAGCCTGTTAACTTCCCGACGATAATCAGTGAACACCATCTGGTGTTCCCCTGGTACCTGAAACAACTTTCCAAAACCGTACCGGTTCCTGAGCACTGTTTTGACCTTGCACGAACTTTATGGGAAAACCGCGCCCGTTTAAGTAAAACCCAGTTTGGCACTTTAGCCAGCCAAAGGGTCCAGGAGATTAAACAGCATTTGCTATTGAACCTCGCAGACCATCCGTGCTTTTACTTCCCTCAGGACTTTTCCCAATCGCTTGAGCGCTGGCAAAACTTTCAATTGCAGTTACACGGATTGACTTATCAATTTCGACCTCTTGGAGACAGCACGATCGGACCAGAAATCAAATTCACCTTTCCCGGACCTGAAAGGTACTCTACAAACAAATTTTACGACCCCTATGCGGAAGACCTGTGCCGCCGTTTTGCCGCCACCGCCAACCGCCGCGGCATGCTCCGCTATGCATCCGGGGATGACACAGGCGCCATCGCCGATTTCAATCTTGCCCTGAAATACTACCCCGATTACAGCGCTGCCATTGAGAATAAAGGTTTGGTGTTCGCAATGACCGGTAAAAAAGATAGCGCTCGATTTTACTTAACAAAATTTATCAAATTAGAACCTAACTCACCAGAAATCAATAAAGTAAAAGTTTTTCTTAACAACCTCAACGACTGA
- a CDS encoding ABC transporter substrate-binding protein: MRQSTVYCLTLTVLFVFLTGCGPRGQSPAEKKVKITFWHAMGGPLGDALEKMIDEFEKANPDIDIEPVSMANYSSLSQKLMGAVQVNAPPNLAQMYESWTTQFYALNKLVIIDSLIHSPDGLTPEELADFYPAFIEGNTWDGKIVTLPFNKSLPVFFYNIDMLARSGYNDFPRTWDELRTMLLRLTDKKSGRYGGAGLVNEGVFGALLLQHGGDYLDEQNKKPLFNSPAGVRAARFLADLVNKDSSVYYGAGYEPQNDFLAGRIACIQSTSVSWAFLKPNFTFKVGIAPLPVALTPAVIGYGTNIGIFRTGNEQQIRAAWRFVKWFTGPEQQAKWATLTFYVPVRKSALNIPEYQKLIQETPGLSAALKQLEYLRFEPRSEAWFAGRRVLGDALEKIIRGGIEPKNALDQAAAEVEKELKR; encoded by the coding sequence ATGCGCCAATCAACTGTTTACTGTCTCACTCTGACCGTCCTCTTTGTTTTCCTGACCGGGTGCGGACCGCGTGGTCAATCACCCGCCGAAAAAAAAGTTAAGATAACATTCTGGCATGCGATGGGCGGGCCATTAGGCGATGCCCTGGAAAAGATGATTGACGAGTTTGAAAAGGCGAACCCGGATATCGACATCGAGCCGGTATCAATGGCAAACTACTCCAGCCTTTCCCAGAAGTTAATGGGTGCGGTGCAGGTGAATGCGCCCCCAAACCTTGCCCAGATGTACGAATCCTGGACCACCCAGTTTTACGCCCTGAACAAACTGGTCATCATTGACTCTTTGATTCATAGCCCAGACGGGCTCACTCCGGAAGAACTCGCCGACTTCTACCCGGCATTCATTGAAGGCAACACCTGGGATGGCAAAATCGTCACCCTGCCGTTTAACAAGTCCTTGCCGGTTTTCTTTTACAATATTGATATGCTTGCCCGGTCGGGCTACAACGACTTTCCCCGCACCTGGGATGAATTGCGGACGATGCTTTTGCGCCTGACCGACAAAAAAAGCGGGCGTTATGGTGGCGCGGGCTTGGTTAACGAGGGTGTGTTTGGCGCCCTGCTTCTTCAGCACGGTGGTGACTACCTGGACGAACAAAATAAAAAGCCGCTTTTCAACTCTCCAGCCGGGGTTCGTGCCGCCCGGTTTCTTGCCGATTTGGTTAACAAGGATTCCAGCGTCTATTACGGTGCCGGTTATGAGCCGCAAAACGATTTTCTTGCCGGTCGCATCGCCTGCATTCAAAGCACCTCCGTATCCTGGGCGTTTTTAAAGCCCAACTTTACCTTCAAAGTTGGCATCGCGCCCCTGCCTGTCGCCTTGACCCCGGCGGTAATTGGTTACGGCACAAATATCGGTATCTTTCGCACCGGTAACGAGCAGCAGATTCGGGCTGCCTGGCGTTTTGTCAAGTGGTTTACCGGTCCAGAACAGCAGGCAAAATGGGCAACATTGACCTTTTATGTGCCGGTGCGAAAAAGCGCCCTTAACATACCGGAGTATCAAAAGTTAATTCAGGAAACACCCGGACTCAGTGCCGCATTAAAACAACTTGAATACCTGCGGTTTGAACCCCGTAGTGAAGCCTGGTTTGCCGGTAGACGTGTGCTGGGTGACGCTCTGGAAAAAATCATTCGCGGCGGGATTGAACCGAAAAATGCCCTTGACCAGGCTGCGGCAGAGGTGGAAAAGGAGTTGAAAAGGTGA